The Actinomyces sp. oral taxon 414 genome has a segment encoding these proteins:
- a CDS encoding heavy metal translocating P-type ATPase — translation MSQQTPATAPMGTVDLAVGGMTCASCVARVEKKLGKLDGVTASVNLATESAHIVLTREVSDDELIATVARAGYTAAVTGRTTAQSAGPRPASSDGDGAPPDPTTAAKPAAAEPAAEPAAAPAQRIGASHLERAADLRQRLILALLMSVPVMAISMVPALQFVGWQWIIAELTAPVVTWAAWPFHRAAFRALRHGAFTMDTLVSLGVVAATGWSLWAMIWGGAGHLGMRMSMEFLPRAQGHHAHMYFESAAWVVTFLLAGRYAEARAKYHSGDALRALLELGAKEVTAVRLTSPSGSSDAVDVLDEDGAPRPDARRTEERLGVDELHPGDLFAVRPGEKIATDGVVVEGASAVDASMLTGESVPVDVGAGDEVTGATVNVSGALLVRATRVGEGTTLARIGAMVTAAQAGKAPVQRLADRISGVFVPAVLMLSAATLAVWLLLGQSLQQAFMAAVAVLVIACPCALGLATPTALLVGSGRAARLGVVIKGPEVLESTRALETIVLDKTGTVTEGRMSLDARDGVVTVGGTSRERALLTAGALEAASEHPVAAAIAQAARAELGELPPVRDFSNHEGRGVSGRVEGREAAVGRAAWLVERGVELPDGAREALAALEADGATAVVLAVAADDDDRPDTWPDGGDRPGAARGGSALRAEAVLAVRDTIRPTSREAIGRLRELGVRPVLLTGDNARAAARVAAEVGIGAEDVRAEVLPGDKRDVVAALQAGGRHVGMVGDGVNDAAALAQAGAQGLGFAMGSGTDVAIEAADIILVRTDLGAVVDAIKVSRDTLRIIKQNLFWAFAYNVAAIPLAAAGLLNPMIAGAAMACSSVIVVTNSLRLRRAGR, via the coding sequence ATGAGCCAGCAGACACCCGCCACCGCCCCGATGGGCACCGTCGACCTCGCCGTCGGCGGCATGACCTGCGCCTCCTGCGTGGCGCGAGTGGAGAAGAAGCTCGGCAAGCTCGACGGCGTGACCGCCAGCGTCAACCTCGCCACCGAGTCCGCCCACATCGTCCTGACCCGGGAGGTGAGCGACGACGAGCTCATCGCCACCGTGGCCCGCGCCGGATACACCGCCGCCGTCACCGGGCGGACGACGGCGCAGTCGGCCGGTCCGCGGCCGGCCAGCTCTGACGGGGACGGCGCACCACCGGATCCGACCACTGCGGCAAAGCCCGCCGCCGCCGAGCCCGCCGCGGAGCCCGCCGCCGCTCCCGCCCAGCGGATCGGCGCCTCCCACCTGGAGCGCGCCGCCGACCTCAGACAGCGCCTCATCCTGGCCCTGCTCATGTCCGTCCCCGTCATGGCGATCTCCATGGTCCCGGCCCTCCAGTTCGTCGGCTGGCAGTGGATCATCGCCGAGCTGACCGCTCCGGTGGTCACCTGGGCCGCCTGGCCCTTCCACAGGGCGGCCTTCCGGGCCCTGCGCCACGGCGCCTTCACCATGGACACGCTCGTGTCCCTCGGGGTCGTCGCCGCCACCGGCTGGAGCCTGTGGGCCATGATCTGGGGCGGCGCCGGCCACCTGGGCATGCGCATGTCCATGGAGTTCCTGCCCCGGGCGCAGGGACACCACGCCCACATGTACTTCGAGTCGGCCGCCTGGGTGGTCACCTTCCTCCTGGCGGGCCGCTACGCCGAGGCCCGCGCCAAGTACCACTCCGGCGACGCCCTGCGCGCCCTCCTCGAACTCGGCGCCAAAGAGGTCACCGCGGTGCGCCTGACCTCGCCGTCGGGATCGTCCGACGCCGTCGACGTGCTGGACGAGGACGGCGCCCCGCGGCCCGACGCCCGGCGCACCGAGGAGCGCCTCGGCGTGGACGAGCTGCACCCCGGCGACCTGTTCGCCGTCCGGCCCGGGGAGAAGATCGCCACCGACGGCGTGGTCGTCGAGGGCGCCTCCGCCGTCGACGCCTCCATGCTCACCGGCGAGTCCGTGCCCGTGGACGTCGGCGCGGGCGACGAGGTCACCGGCGCCACCGTCAATGTCTCCGGCGCGCTGCTGGTGCGGGCCACCCGCGTCGGCGAGGGCACCACCCTGGCCCGCATCGGGGCGATGGTCACGGCCGCCCAGGCCGGCAAGGCCCCCGTCCAGCGCCTGGCCGACCGCATCTCCGGCGTCTTCGTACCGGCGGTCCTGATGCTCTCGGCGGCCACGCTCGCCGTGTGGCTCCTGCTGGGCCAGTCCCTCCAGCAGGCCTTCATGGCGGCGGTGGCGGTCCTGGTCATCGCCTGCCCCTGCGCGCTCGGCCTGGCCACACCCACGGCGCTGCTGGTGGGGTCGGGGCGCGCCGCCCGGCTCGGCGTGGTCATTAAGGGCCCCGAGGTCCTGGAGTCCACCCGGGCGCTGGAGACGATCGTCCTGGACAAGACCGGCACCGTCACCGAGGGGCGCATGAGCCTGGACGCGCGCGACGGCGTCGTGACCGTGGGCGGGACGAGCAGGGAGCGGGCCCTGCTCACGGCGGGGGCGCTGGAGGCGGCGAGCGAGCATCCGGTCGCGGCGGCCATCGCCCAGGCCGCGCGGGCCGAGCTCGGCGAGCTGCCGCCGGTCCGGGACTTCTCCAACCACGAGGGGCGGGGCGTGAGCGGGCGCGTCGAGGGGCGCGAGGCGGCCGTGGGGCGGGCGGCCTGGCTGGTCGAGCGGGGCGTGGAGCTGCCCGACGGGGCCCGCGAGGCGCTGGCCGCCCTCGAGGCCGACGGCGCCACCGCCGTCGTCCTGGCCGTCGCCGCCGACGACGATGACCGGCCCGATACCTGGCCCGACGGCGGTGACCGGCCCGGCGCCGCTCGGGGCGGGAGCGCACTGCGCGCCGAAGCCGTCCTGGCGGTGCGCGACACCATCCGCCCCACCTCCCGCGAGGCGATCGGCCGGCTGCGCGAACTCGGGGTGCGCCCCGTCCTGCTCACCGGGGACAACGCCCGAGCGGCCGCGCGGGTGGCCGCCGAGGTGGGGATCGGGGCCGAGGACGTGCGCGCCGAGGTCCTGCCCGGGGACAAGCGCGACGTCGTCGCCGCCCTTCAGGCCGGCGGGCGGCACGTGGGCATGGTGGGCGACGGCGTCAACGACGCCGCGGCCCTGGCCCAGGCCGGGGCGCAGGGCCTGGGCTTCGCCATGGGCTCAGGGACGGACGTGGCCATTGAGGCCGCCGATATCATTCTCGTGCGCACCGATCTGGGCGCCGTCGTGGACGCCATCAAGGTCAGCCGGGATACGCTGCGCATTATCAAGCAGAACCTGTTCTGGGCCTTCGCCTACAATGTGGCGGCGATTCCGCTGGCGGCGGCCGGGCTGCTCAACCCCATGATCGCCGGGGCCGCCATGGCCTGCTCCAGCGTCATTGTGGTGACCAATTCGCTGCGCCTGCGCCGCGCCGGCCGTTGA
- a CDS encoding IS630 family transposase, with product MIAVMEAVVVEEHEWSALQVHKAKSPYKLMRRKSEAILMLSEGVGVDVVARLVERATRTVMEWARDWRRDRLSSICTGHVGNNNASKISQEQEKEILEALSRPPSEQGIAAEFWNIHDLAGWMHERFGIEYASESSYRSLLHMAGLSFHLPEEVDQRRADETQVEARMAKIHAKIAKIKGKKQDGQDGQEEDEGQRGSEKNECENEKTDDAEKGDEEKGDEDVIVVSADEVRIEHEAITRRAWCKKGARTRIRVDRKRQSQSYIGFLHEADGSVDLMRLDWQNTSNIVKALTDLTLKYPDKTIVVVWDNAGWHKSKKLREHLGKGNILERIHLINLPPYSPNKNPIERVWGEGKKSISNRQRAHFEDTRNAFETFIRSNKFPYRLTK from the coding sequence ATGATTGCGGTTATGGAAGCGGTAGTGGTCGAGGAGCATGAGTGGTCGGCTCTTCAAGTGCACAAGGCGAAATCCCCGTATAAGCTGATGAGGCGCAAGTCGGAGGCGATTCTCATGCTGTCGGAGGGAGTCGGCGTCGATGTCGTGGCGCGGTTGGTGGAGCGCGCCACCAGGACGGTCATGGAGTGGGCGAGGGATTGGAGGAGGGATCGGTTGTCGTCCATTTGCACAGGGCATGTCGGCAACAACAACGCCTCCAAGATCTCCCAGGAGCAGGAGAAGGAGATCCTGGAGGCGCTGTCGCGCCCTCCGTCGGAGCAGGGCATTGCGGCGGAGTTCTGGAATATTCACGATCTGGCGGGCTGGATGCACGAGCGCTTCGGCATCGAGTACGCCTCCGAATCCTCCTACCGTTCTTTGCTCCACATGGCGGGGTTGTCCTTCCACCTGCCCGAGGAGGTGGATCAGCGCCGCGCCGACGAGACCCAGGTCGAGGCCCGCATGGCGAAGATCCACGCCAAGATCGCCAAGATCAAGGGGAAGAAGCAGGACGGGCAGGACGGGCAGGAGGAGGACGAGGGGCAGCGGGGGAGTGAGAAGAATGAGTGCGAGAACGAGAAGACGGACGATGCGGAGAAGGGAGATGAGGAGAAGGGGGATGAGGATGTCATCGTGGTGTCCGCGGACGAGGTGAGGATCGAGCACGAGGCCATTACTCGCAGGGCCTGGTGCAAGAAGGGCGCCAGGACCAGGATCAGGGTCGATCGGAAACGGCAGTCCCAGAGCTATATCGGATTCCTCCACGAGGCGGACGGGAGCGTGGACCTCATGCGACTGGACTGGCAGAACACCTCCAACATCGTGAAGGCCCTGACCGATCTGACCCTGAAGTACCCGGACAAGACGATCGTCGTGGTGTGGGACAACGCCGGATGGCACAAGTCGAAGAAACTGAGGGAGCACCTGGGGAAGGGCAACATCCTGGAGAGGATCCATCTCATCAACCTGCCGCCCTACAGCCCCAACAAGAACCCCATCGAACGCGTCTGGGGAGAAGGCAAGAAATCCATCAGCAACCGACAGCGCGCCCACTTCGAGGACACCCGCAACGCATTCGAGACCTTCATCAGGAGCAACAAATTCCCATACCGCCTCACAAAATGA
- a CDS encoding PTS transporter subunit EIIC yields the protein MNYDELSRQIQRLAGGGGNVASHTNCMTRLRLDLVDPSKADAAAIKALDGVLGVVEGEQMQIIVGPGHAERLRAAYDAVSGDAGSAALHINVDSGDAGPDPAEATRAKVKARQDGPLQRLFRHVGNIFIPIIPGFIACGLVAAIANVWKMLVPTVTTNPWFGVLAGIGGILGGALQFIVGHNTAKEFGGTPVLGLVAGGLPYMIALKGVPAAEGAPAQPLTIPLFGDLAPGLGGIIGVMVTAWAFAVIEKAVRRVVPATLDLFLVPVTTLLIGAVLAVFVIMPVSALFMKGLTWLLVDFALKTGGVVGGFIMSSLFLPMVMLGIHQGLTPLHAQLITDHGFTELLPILAMAGAGQVGMAVAVWVRTRNDRLRGVLKSALPIGVLGIGEPLIYGVSLPLVRPFITACLGAGFGGAVIALGVQADPFGAGALGLSGLLMIPLITAGHWLWYVVGWLVAVIAGAVLTYFFGYREADVERVYGGDGAVTALDVSSGR from the coding sequence ATGAACTACGACGAGCTCAGCCGCCAGATCCAGCGGCTCGCCGGGGGCGGCGGCAACGTCGCCTCCCATACCAACTGCATGACGCGCCTGCGCCTGGACCTGGTCGACCCGTCCAAGGCGGACGCGGCGGCCATCAAGGCCCTGGACGGCGTTCTCGGCGTCGTCGAGGGCGAGCAGATGCAGATTATCGTCGGCCCCGGTCACGCCGAGCGGCTGCGCGCCGCCTACGACGCCGTCTCCGGCGACGCCGGCTCGGCCGCCCTGCACATCAACGTCGACAGCGGCGACGCCGGCCCCGACCCGGCCGAGGCCACCCGCGCCAAGGTCAAGGCCCGTCAGGACGGCCCGCTTCAGCGCCTCTTCCGCCACGTCGGCAATATCTTCATCCCCATTATCCCCGGCTTCATCGCCTGCGGTCTCGTGGCGGCGATCGCCAATGTGTGGAAGATGCTCGTCCCCACCGTCACCACCAACCCCTGGTTCGGCGTGCTGGCGGGGATCGGCGGCATACTCGGCGGCGCCCTCCAGTTCATCGTCGGACACAACACCGCCAAGGAGTTCGGCGGCACCCCCGTGCTCGGCCTGGTCGCCGGCGGCCTGCCCTACATGATCGCGCTGAAGGGCGTCCCCGCCGCCGAGGGCGCCCCGGCGCAGCCCCTGACCATTCCGCTGTTCGGCGACCTGGCCCCCGGGCTGGGCGGCATTATCGGCGTCATGGTCACCGCCTGGGCCTTCGCCGTCATCGAAAAGGCGGTCCGCAGGGTCGTGCCCGCGACTCTGGACCTCTTCCTCGTGCCCGTCACCACGCTGCTGATCGGGGCCGTGCTGGCCGTCTTCGTCATTATGCCCGTCTCCGCCCTGTTCATGAAGGGGCTGACCTGGCTGCTGGTCGACTTCGCCCTCAAGACCGGCGGGGTCGTCGGCGGGTTCATTATGTCCAGCCTCTTCCTGCCCATGGTCATGCTGGGCATCCACCAGGGCCTGACCCCGCTGCACGCCCAGCTCATCACCGACCACGGCTTCACCGAGCTCCTGCCCATCCTGGCCATGGCCGGGGCCGGGCAGGTGGGCATGGCGGTGGCCGTGTGGGTGCGCACCCGCAACGACAGGCTGCGCGGCGTCCTCAAGTCCGCCCTGCCCATCGGGGTCCTCGGCATTGGCGAGCCCCTCATCTACGGTGTCTCCCTGCCGCTGGTGCGCCCCTTCATCACCGCCTGCCTGGGGGCGGGCTTCGGCGGCGCCGTCATTGCCCTCGGGGTGCAGGCCGACCCCTTCGGCGCCGGGGCCCTGGGCCTGTCCGGCCTGCTCATGATCCCGCTGATCACCGCCGGGCACTGGCTGTGGTACGTGGTCGGCTGGCTGGTGGCCGTCATCGCCGGCGCGGTCCTGACCTACTTCTTCGGCTACCGGGAGGCCGACGTCGAGCGCGTCTACGGCGGGGACGGCGCCGTAACCGCCCTGGACGTGTCGTCCGGGCGCTGA
- the nrdF gene encoding class 1b ribonucleoside-diphosphate reductase subunit beta — MPEPIKLIDRVQAINWNRLVDDKDLEVWDRLTGNFWLPEKVPLSNDVPSWATLTGAEKNMTTRVFTGLTLLDTIQGTVGAVSLIPDARTPHEEAVYTNIAFMESVHARSYSSIFSTLISTAEIDEAFRWSEENENLQRKARIILDYYRGDDAEKRKVASTMLESFLFYSGFYAPMYWSSHAKLTNTADLIRLIIRDEAVHGYYIGYKYQLAVRESSPQRQAELKDYTFDLLMELYDNEEQYTEDLYDELGLTEDVKKFLRYNANKALMNLGYEALFPADAVDVNPAILASLSPNADENHDFFSGSGSSYVMGTAEATQDEDWDF; from the coding sequence ATGCCCGAGCCGATCAAGCTCATCGACCGCGTCCAGGCCATCAACTGGAACCGGCTCGTCGACGACAAGGACCTGGAGGTCTGGGACCGCCTCACCGGCAACTTCTGGCTGCCCGAGAAGGTGCCGCTGTCCAACGACGTCCCCTCCTGGGCCACCCTGACCGGGGCCGAGAAGAACATGACCACCCGCGTGTTCACCGGCCTGACCCTGCTCGACACCATCCAGGGCACGGTGGGCGCCGTCTCCCTCATCCCCGACGCCCGCACCCCCCACGAGGAGGCGGTCTACACCAATATCGCCTTCATGGAGTCGGTCCACGCCCGCTCCTACTCCTCGATCTTCTCCACCCTCATCTCGACGGCGGAGATCGACGAGGCCTTCCGCTGGAGCGAGGAGAACGAGAACCTCCAGCGCAAGGCCCGCATTATCCTGGACTACTACCGCGGCGACGACGCGGAGAAGCGCAAGGTCGCCTCCACCATGCTCGAGTCCTTCCTCTTCTACTCCGGCTTCTACGCCCCCATGTACTGGTCCAGCCACGCCAAGCTCACCAACACCGCCGACCTCATCCGCCTCATCATCCGCGACGAGGCCGTCCACGGCTACTACATCGGCTACAAGTACCAGCTGGCCGTGCGCGAGTCCTCGCCGCAGCGCCAGGCCGAGCTCAAGGACTACACCTTCGACCTGCTCATGGAGCTGTACGACAACGAGGAGCAGTACACCGAGGACCTCTACGACGAGCTCGGCCTGACCGAGGACGTCAAGAAGTTCCTGCGCTACAACGCCAATAAGGCGCTGATGAACCTGGGCTACGAGGCGCTGTTCCCGGCCGACGCCGTCGACGTCAACCCGGCGATCCTGGCCTCCCTGTCCCCCAACGCCGACGAGAACCACGACTTCTTCTCCGGCTCGGGCTCCTCCTACGTCATGGGCACGGCCGAGGCCACCCAGGACGAGGACTGGGACTTCTGA
- a CDS encoding IS630 family transposase, with product MIAVMEAVVVEEHEWSALQVHKAKSPYKLMRRKSEAILMLSEGVGVDVVARLVERATRTVMEWARDWRRDRLSSICTGHVGNNNASKISQEQEKEILEALSRPPSEQGIAAEFWNIHDLAGWMHERFGIEYASESSYRSLLHMAGLSFHLPEEVDQRRADETQVEARMAKIHAKIAKIKGKKQDGQDGQEEDEGQRGSEKNECENEKTDDAEKGDEEKGDEDVIVVSADEVRIEHEAITRRAWCKKGARTRIRVDRKRQSQSYIGFLHEADGSVDLMRLDWQNTSNIVKALTDLTLKYPDKTIVVVWDNAGWHKSKKLREHLGKGNILERIHLINLPPYSPNKNPIERVWGEGKKSISNRQRAHFEDTRNAFETFIRSNKFPYRLTK from the coding sequence ATGATTGCGGTTATGGAAGCGGTAGTGGTCGAGGAGCATGAGTGGTCGGCTCTTCAAGTGCACAAGGCGAAATCCCCGTATAAGCTGATGAGGCGCAAGTCGGAGGCGATTCTCATGCTGTCGGAGGGAGTCGGCGTCGATGTCGTGGCGCGGTTGGTGGAGCGCGCCACCAGGACGGTCATGGAGTGGGCGAGGGATTGGAGGAGGGATCGGTTGTCGTCCATTTGCACCGGGCATGTCGGCAACAACAACGCCTCCAAGATCTCCCAGGAGCAGGAGAAGGAGATCCTGGAGGCGCTGTCGCGCCCTCCGTCGGAGCAGGGCATTGCGGCGGAGTTCTGGAATATTCACGATCTGGCGGGCTGGATGCACGAGCGCTTCGGCATCGAGTACGCCTCCGAATCCTCCTACCGTTCTTTGCTCCACATGGCGGGGTTGTCCTTCCACCTGCCCGAGGAGGTGGATCAGCGCCGCGCCGACGAGACCCAGGTCGAGGCCCGCATGGCGAAGATCCACGCCAAGATCGCCAAGATCAAGGGGAAGAAGCAGGACGGGCAGGACGGGCAGGAGGAGGACGAGGGGCAGCGGGGGAGTGAGAAGAATGAGTGCGAGAACGAGAAGACGGACGATGCGGAGAAGGGAGATGAGGAGAAGGGGGATGAGGATGTCATCGTGGTGTCCGCGGACGAGGTGAGGATCGAGCACGAGGCCATTACTCGCAGGGCCTGGTGCAAGAAGGGCGCCAGGACCAGGATCAGGGTCGATCGGAAACGGCAGTCCCAGAGCTATATCGGATTCCTCCACGAGGCGGACGGGAGCGTGGACCTCATGCGACTGGACTGGCAGAACACCTCCAACATCGTGAAGGCCCTGACCGATCTGACCCTGAAGTACCCGGACAAGACGATCGTCGTGGTGTGGGACAACGCCGGATGGCACAAGTCGAAGAAACTGAGGGAGCACCTGGGGAAGGGCAACATCCTGGAGAGGATCCATCTCATCAACCTGCCGCCCTACAGCCCCAACAAGAACCCCATCGAACGCGTCTGGGGAGAAGGCAAGAAATCCATCAGCAACCGACAGCGCGCCCACTTCGAGGACACCCGCAACGCATTCGAGACCTTCATCAGGAGCAACAAATTCCCATACCGCCTCACAAAATGA
- the murQ gene encoding N-acetylmuramic acid 6-phosphate etherase: MMQSPPSPPCPLATTEQRNPASAALDTMSSLGVVSVMNAEDHGVADAVRAVLPQVARAVDVIVAGMRAGGRLIYIGAGTSGRLGVLDAAECPPTFRTPPGLVVGLIAGGRGAMFTAAEGAEDDAGLGAADVDGLEVGQHDTVVGLAASGRTPYVMGGLGRARECGAATVALACTARAPVSERADVAIEVVTGPEVLTGSSRLKAGTAQKLVLNMISTATMVRLGKVYGNLMVDVAPTNAKLVARARRIVTAATGCDDGRAAAALAAADGHAKTAIVMVACDVDADEARRRLAASDGFVRAAVGEAPCSHSRFPSPSPKE, from the coding sequence ATGATGCAGTCACCGCCGTCCCCGCCCTGCCCGCTGGCCACCACGGAGCAGCGCAACCCGGCCTCGGCCGCCCTGGACACCATGAGCAGTCTCGGCGTCGTCTCCGTCATGAACGCCGAGGACCACGGGGTCGCCGACGCCGTCCGGGCCGTCCTGCCGCAGGTCGCCCGCGCCGTCGACGTCATCGTGGCGGGAATGCGCGCCGGTGGGCGCCTCATCTACATCGGCGCCGGCACCTCCGGGCGCCTGGGCGTCCTCGACGCCGCCGAGTGCCCGCCCACCTTCCGCACGCCTCCCGGTCTCGTCGTCGGCCTCATCGCCGGCGGGAGGGGCGCCATGTTCACCGCCGCCGAGGGCGCCGAGGACGACGCCGGGCTCGGAGCCGCCGACGTCGACGGCCTCGAAGTCGGCCAGCACGACACGGTCGTGGGCCTGGCCGCCTCCGGACGCACGCCCTACGTCATGGGCGGCCTGGGCCGCGCCCGCGAGTGCGGCGCCGCCACCGTCGCCCTGGCCTGCACCGCGCGGGCCCCGGTGTCCGAGCGCGCCGACGTGGCCATCGAGGTCGTCACCGGCCCCGAGGTCCTCACCGGCTCCAGCCGCCTCAAGGCCGGCACCGCCCAGAAGCTCGTTCTCAATATGATCTCCACCGCCACCATGGTGCGGTTGGGCAAGGTCTACGGCAACCTCATGGTCGACGTGGCCCCCACCAACGCCAAGCTCGTCGCCCGCGCCCGCCGGATCGTCACCGCCGCCACCGGTTGCGACGACGGGCGGGCGGCGGCCGCCCTGGCCGCCGCCGACGGGCACGCCAAGACCGCCATCGTCATGGTGGCCTGCGACGTCGACGCCGATGAGGCCCGCCGTCGCCTGGCGGCCTCCGACGGCTTCGTGCGCGCCGCCGTCGGCGAGGCGCCCTGTTCCCATTCCCGATTCCCATCCCCATCCCCGAAGGAGTAG
- a CDS encoding MurR/RpiR family transcriptional regulator, with product MSTEAEDDDPSGVVERIRRSRADFSATEAAIAERVLADPQAVLVATTSSLAGSAGVSQASVVRFCRALGYAGLPDLRLALAQELSRRDLEHERSGVAHGRIDASDSLADLAAKIAFHEARSIEQTARRLDLNVLEEVARAITAPRSVTVFGVGASGLVAADLTQKLQRIGQPCQFHADTHVQRVHAALLDADDVAIGFSFSGRTRDVDDCLRLARDGGAFTVAVTGDPRSPVARDAARVLVTSAREDELRAAALASRMAQLAVIDILFARVAQLRFDDLDAALSTTRAAVGRLRLRT from the coding sequence ATGAGCACCGAGGCCGAAGACGACGACCCGAGCGGCGTCGTCGAGCGCATTCGCAGATCCCGTGCGGACTTCAGCGCCACGGAGGCGGCCATCGCCGAGAGGGTGCTGGCCGATCCCCAGGCCGTCCTCGTGGCGACCACGAGCTCCCTGGCCGGGAGCGCGGGCGTGTCGCAGGCGAGCGTGGTCCGCTTCTGCCGCGCCCTGGGGTACGCGGGCCTGCCCGATCTGCGTCTGGCGCTCGCGCAGGAGCTGAGCCGGCGCGACCTGGAGCACGAGCGCTCCGGCGTCGCCCACGGGCGGATCGACGCCTCGGACTCCCTGGCCGACCTCGCCGCCAAGATCGCCTTCCACGAGGCCCGCTCGATCGAGCAGACGGCGCGGCGCCTCGACCTGAACGTCCTGGAGGAGGTGGCCCGGGCGATCACCGCACCCCGCTCGGTCACCGTCTTCGGCGTGGGCGCCTCGGGCCTGGTGGCCGCCGACCTGACCCAGAAGCTTCAGCGGATCGGTCAGCCCTGCCAATTCCACGCCGACACCCATGTCCAGCGCGTCCACGCGGCCCTGCTGGACGCGGACGACGTCGCCATCGGGTTCTCCTTCTCGGGGCGCACCCGCGACGTCGACGACTGCCTGCGCCTGGCGCGCGACGGGGGCGCGTTCACGGTCGCCGTCACGGGCGACCCCCGCTCCCCCGTCGCCCGCGACGCCGCCCGCGTACTGGTCACCTCCGCCCGCGAGGACGAGCTGCGGGCCGCGGCCCTGGCCAGCCGCATGGCCCAGCTCGCCGTTATCGACATCCTGTTCGCGCGGGTGGCCCAGCTGCGCTTCGACGACCTCGACGCCGCCCTGTCCACGACGCGCGCCGCCGTCGGCAGACTGCGCCTGAGGACCTGA
- a CDS encoding MupG family TIM beta-alpha barrel fold protein produces MLWSVYATDCEEVRDAVVEQACSQGDVELFTSLHMPEIRDPAGWVRWMRRVHRTRGVRFWADVSPAGLARLGPPGRGAERPGPAGALGPDAAGLAELDLAGVGVVGLRLDYGYDVEGMRAVAAATGLPIALNASTVGAAELDALAGVEGLVGWHNFYPRPGTGLSGEYYARQSRLFTERGLRLLAFVPGEVTRRAPLHRGLPTLEEHRHRDAYTSAVRLRSLAAGVEAVCAEGVVVPRHLEWIRRAEDGVLTLPVILAPGCDWLEGTWRLRAEETGLSHRLEGTRGRALPGPLANADAMEAGSLQMDTLGRYSGEVHLMTASAPLDGEHLRVGEVAAPYRCLVGLLRGGREVRLVAA; encoded by the coding sequence GTGCTCTGGTCGGTCTACGCCACGGACTGCGAGGAGGTCCGCGACGCCGTCGTCGAACAGGCCTGTTCGCAGGGCGACGTCGAGCTGTTCACCTCCCTCCACATGCCCGAGATCCGCGACCCGGCCGGCTGGGTGCGGTGGATGCGCCGCGTCCACCGCACCCGCGGGGTCCGCTTCTGGGCCGACGTCTCCCCGGCGGGCCTGGCGCGCCTGGGCCCGCCGGGGCGGGGGGCGGAGCGCCCGGGCCCGGCGGGGGCGCTCGGTCCGGATGCGGCGGGACTGGCGGAGTTGGACCTGGCGGGCGTCGGCGTCGTCGGACTGCGCCTCGACTACGGCTACGACGTCGAGGGCATGCGGGCCGTCGCCGCGGCCACCGGCCTGCCCATCGCCCTCAACGCCTCGACCGTGGGCGCCGCCGAGCTCGACGCGCTCGCGGGGGTGGAGGGGCTGGTCGGCTGGCACAACTTCTACCCGCGGCCCGGCACCGGCCTGTCGGGCGAGTACTACGCGCGCCAGTCGCGCCTGTTCACCGAGCGGGGGCTGCGCCTGCTCGCCTTCGTCCCCGGGGAGGTGACGCGGCGCGCCCCGCTGCACCGGGGCCTGCCGACCCTGGAGGAGCACCGCCACCGCGACGCCTACACCAGCGCGGTGCGGCTGCGCTCCCTCGCCGCCGGCGTCGAGGCGGTCTGCGCCGAGGGCGTGGTCGTGCCCCGCCACCTGGAGTGGATCCGCCGGGCCGAGGACGGGGTCCTGACTCTGCCCGTGATCCTCGCGCCGGGCTGCGACTGGCTGGAGGGGACCTGGCGGCTGCGCGCGGAGGAGACGGGGCTCTCCCACCGACTGGAGGGCACGCGCGGGCGGGCGCTGCCCGGGCCGCTGGCCAACGCCGACGCGATGGAGGCCGGCTCACTCCAAATGGACACCCTCGGCCGCTACAGCGGGGAGGTGCACCTGATGACCGCTTCGGCCCCGCTCGACGGCGAACACCTGCGCGTGGGCGAGGTGGCCGCCCCCTACCGGTGCCTGGTGGGCCTGCTGCGCGGGGGCCGGGAGGTGCGGCTGGTGGCGGCGTGA
- a CDS encoding transposase family protein encodes MCTGPVEPGSTHDPTAAGLHVPPALCRSAWSGMPVLADKGYQGVGIGVLTPAKNPAPTPDEETRNNLLSALRAPAERANAMFKHFRALQRVSPRAPPPSPRSWPPPSSSSPSGTNPDTNPGRLLWGVRVGLVGLLGRPGAGACPNLPQRRPGPG; translated from the coding sequence GTGTGCACCGGTCCGGTGGAGCCCGGCTCCACCCACGACCCGACCGCGGCCGGGCTCCACGTGCCGCCGGCCCTGTGCCGGTCGGCCTGGTCGGGGATGCCGGTCCTGGCCGACAAGGGGTACCAGGGCGTGGGGATCGGCGTGCTGACCCCCGCGAAGAACCCCGCCCCGACCCCGGACGAGGAGACCCGCAACAACCTGCTGTCCGCCCTGCGGGCCCCGGCCGAGAGGGCCAATGCCATGTTCAAGCACTTCAGGGCCCTGCAACGAGTCTCCCCCCGGGCCCCGCCGCCATCACCGCGATCATGGCCGCCGCCCTCGTCATCATCACCCTCTGGCACGAATCCTGACACGAATCCTGGAAGGTTATTATGGGGCGTCCGAGTGGGACTGGTGGGGCTCCTGGGGCGACCCGGGGCGGGGGCGTGTCCAAATCTGCCACAAAGGCGCCCCGGGCCGGGATAG